A stretch of Carya illinoinensis cultivar Pawnee chromosome 14, C.illinoinensisPawnee_v1, whole genome shotgun sequence DNA encodes these proteins:
- the LOC122294585 gene encoding uncharacterized protein LOC122294585 isoform X7 encodes MWLLSAGVEHPERYNHAVTMQKTIPCVTAEAELGSIITPATLLGKHTSLANAFNSILVLQDIIMIIFSCHSSVYDKVKVFFSTLGSVCTISDCIFRKLRGFLMAVSLDCTKLELLGEEIKKSSANKSNEKLGAVSRRKKARTRNMKKDVNCAIAHEQKVDLMEPKKIPYIPQVKESCRETSTVLVEHAQGMMVEKAQTSSRKSKKEKNKNKKSGFNNLVQVINLERSVQEDTSHSVVSQGEAAKSGRASDNSTAHNEIVDNPIGNNTLASDSSVCCGFANGPAKEDDAMESIQGASDISASQNATADNRTGSNILPSNSSLPGSSANGHSGADNPMQSIRGGYVNGSSDSLCCIDPECYNLPNNRLANQSISSRIETLICNTKPPTMPALEVDTVLSNGDIDSQNCANRGETNVKLTFPDKPIRPFDVKEESFQVRRSASVNTYDTGPSNSSERPSNEWPIVAPFYFPSFNSHLPAATDRLHLDVGRNWHNHFQQSFIPTIHHARNSPIEGGCNPVLSRPLPMSLDWPPVVRNACGLAPSVTCNYESGFIPRLQSTYPQGFTPHNLRLNAMAIDDERKYSVDVTDLVTNTQELADECDSHCISEEDVEVHAVSGMDYNQYFGGGVMYWNPSDLPGTGFSRPPSLSSDDSSWAWREADMIRAVDDMVAYSSSYSTNGLTSPTAASFGSPFDPLGAGALGYVMPGSEVPGKMLHPSSALADTTAEEEPTGSLSNLPSDVEGKTGDSLPYPILRPIIIPPMSRERSRSEFKRNPDHKSPCVPPARREQPRIKRPPSPVVLCVPRAPRPPPPSPVSDSRKQRGFPTVRSGSSSPRHWGVRGWYHDGNNLDDACLRMDGTEVVWPTWRNNNLAAHPMIQPLPATLLQDRLIAMSQLARDQEHPDIAFPLQPPELQSCPTQKASLSLMHSLLHDEIDSFCKQVAAANMARKPYINWAIKRVTRSLQVLWPRSRTNVYGSNATGLSLPTSDVDLVVYLPPVRNLEPIKEAGILEGRNGIKETCLQHAARYLANQEWVKNDTLKAVENTAIPIIMLAVEVPHDLVTSSTSNAQSPKEEISHVTGEQGNDAHSDAVVFEDSAPSGTRCMQTDHVTNNDSKSVRLDISFRSPSHTGLQTTELVKELTDQFPAATPLALVLKQFLADRSLDQSYSGGLSSYCLVLLIIRFLQHEHHLGRPINHKFGSLLMDFLYFFGNVFDPRQMRISVQGSGIYMKRERGCSIDPIHIDDPLFPTNNVGRNCFRIHQCIKAFSEAYSVLENELTCIPDYGDACSMPPFRLLPKIIPSIDLV; translated from the exons ATGTGGCTTTTAAGTGCAGGAGTGGAACATCCAGAGAGATACAATCATGCTGTCACAATGCAAAAGACTATCCCCTGTGTCACTGCAGAAGCAGAACTTGGCTCGATCATTACCCCTGCTACTCTTTTGGGCAAACATACTTCCTTAGCCAATGCATTTAATAGCATACTTGTGCTTCAGgatattattatgattatattctCATGTCATAGTAGTGTGTATGATAaagttaaagtattttttagtaCACTGGGATCTGTTTGTACCATTTCTGATTGTATATTTAGAAAACTGCGAGGATTTCTTATGGCAGTTTCACTTGATTGCACAAAACTTGAACTTCTGGGAGAGGAAATCAAGAAGTCATCAGCTAATAAATCCAATGAAAAGCTTGGTGCGGTTAGCCGTAGGAAGAAGGCGAGGACCCGCAATATGAAAAAG GATGTTAATTGTGCAATTGCACATGAACAGAAGGTAGATTTGATGGAGCCCAAAAAGATACCTTATATTCCTCAGGTGAAAGAGAGTTGCAGAGAGACATCAACTGTTCTGGTG GAACATGCCCAAGGAATGATGGTTGAAAAAGCTCAAACTTCTTCGAGGAAgagtaagaaagaaaaaaacaaaaataaaaaatctgggTTTAACAATCTTGTGCAAGTGATAAATTTGGAGAGATCAGTCCAGGAAGATACCTCTCACTCTGTTGTTTCTCAGGGTGAGGCAGCAAAGTCTGGTCGAGCATCAGATAATTCAACCGCCCATAATGAAATAGTTGATAATCCAATTGGCAATAATACCCTTGCATCTGATTCAAGTGTTTGTTGTGGTTTTGCTAATGGGCCTGCTAAGGAGGATGATGCCATGGAAAGCATTCAAGGAGCATCTGATATTTCAGCCAGTCAGAATGCAACAGCTGATAATAGAACTGGTAGTAATATCCTTCCATCAAATTCAAGTCTTCCTGGTAGTTCTGCTAATGGGCATAGTGGGGCGGATAATCCCATGCAAAGCATTCGAGGAGGTTATGTTAATGGTTCTAGTGATAGTTTATGTTGTATTGATCCAGAGTGTTATAACTTACCTAACAATAGGCTTGCAAATCAAAGTATATCTTCCAGAATTGAAACCCTAATCTGTAATACAAAGCCTCCTACTATGCCTGCACTGGAGGTTGATACTGTTCTCAGCAATGGAGATATCGATTCTCAGAATTGTGCAAATAGAGGTGAAACTAATGTGAAACTAACTTTTCCTGACAAACCAATCCGACCTTTTGATGTGAAAGAGGAGTCTTTTCAGGTTAGACGTTCAGCGAGTGTAAATACATATGATACTGGACCTTCAAATTCTTCAGAGCGCCCTTCAAATGAGTGGCCCATTGTAGCTCCCTTTTATTTTCCCTCTTTCAACTCACATCTTCCAGCTGCTACTGATCGATTGCATCTGGATGTTGGTCGGAACTGGCATAATCACTTCCAACAATCATTCATACCCACAATTCATCATGCAAGAAACTCTCCAATTGAAGGTGGGTGTAACCCAGTTCTGTCTCGACCATTACCAATGAGTTTAGATTGGCCGCCAGTGGTTCGAAATGCTTGTGGACTGGCTCCATCAGTAACTTGTAATTATGAGTCTGGATTTATCCCAAGGCTGCAGTCTACATATCCACAAGGTTTCACTCCTCACAACTTGCGGCTTAATGCAATGGCCATTGATGATGAAAGGAAGTATTCTGTGGATGTCACAGACTTGGTAACGAATACACAGGAACTAGCAGACGAATGTGATAGCCACTGCATATCAGAGGAGGATGTTGAGGTGCATGCTGTTTCTGGGATGGATTATAATCAATACTTTGGCGGAGGTGTGATGTACTGGAATCCTTCTGATCTTCCAGGAACAGGTTTCTCTCGACCTCCTTCACTAAGCTCTGATGATAGCTCATGGGCTTGGCGTGAGGCTGATATGATTAGGGCTGTTGATGACATGGTTGCATATTCTTCTTCTTATAGTACGAATGGCTTGACTTCACCAactgcagcttcatttggttcTCCTTTTGATCCTTTGGGTGCTGGTGCTCTTGGCTATGTAATGCCAGGAAGTGAAGTACCTGGCAAGATGTTGCATCCCTCTTCAGCATTGGCAGACACGACAGCAGAGGAGGAACCTACTGGTTCTTTGTCCAATTTACCCAGTGATGTTGAAGGAAAGACAGGAGATTCACTTCCTTACCCCATTCTGCGGCCAATCATCATTCCCCCTATGTCTAGAGAAAGATCAAGGTCCGAGTTTAAGCGTAATCCTGATCACAAAAGCCCATGTGTTCCTCCTGCGAGGCGGGAGCAACCTCGGATAAAGCGACCGCCATCACCTGTAGTGCTTTGTGTTCCAAGGGCTCCACGTCCACCACCACCCTCTCCTGTGAGTGACTCCAGAAAACAAAGGGGTTTCCCAACTGTTAGATCTGGTAGTTCGAGCCCAAGGCATTGGGGTGTTAGAGGCTGGTACCATGATGGAAATAACCTTGATGATGCTTGTTTGCGCATGGATGGCACTGAAGTTGTTTGGCCTACTTGGAGAAATAACAATCTTGCAGCTCATCCAATGATTCAGCCTCTACCTGCAACTTTGCTGCAAGATCGGCTGATTGCAATGTCACAGCTGGCTCGTGATCAGGAACAT CCAGATATTGCATTTCCCTTGCAACCACCAGAGTTACAGAGCTGTCCTACACAGAAGGCCTCTCTTTCTTTGATGCACAGCCTCCTTCATGATGAGATTGACTCATTCTGCAAGCAG GTTGCTGCTGCAAATATGGCCAGGAAGCCCTACATCAATTGGGCCATCAAGCGGGTTACAcgatctctccaagtcctatgGCCAAGGTCCCGGACAAATGTATATGGTTCAAATGCAACTGGTTTGTCCCTGCCAACGAGTGATGTGGACCTCGTGGTTTATCTCCCTCCAGTGAGGAACCTG GAACCTATTAAAGAAGCCGGGATATTGGAGGGACGTAATGGCATTAAAGAAACATGCCTTCAG CATGCAGCCAGGTATCTTGCAAACCAGGAGTGGGTAAAAAATGACACTCTTAAGGCTGTGGAAAATACAGCT ATACCTATCATTATGCTTGCGGTGGAAGTTCCTCATGATCTTGTTACCTCTTCTACCTCTAATGCACAATCACCTAAGGAGGAGATAAGTCATGTAACCGGTGAACAAGGCAATGATGCTCATTCTGATGCGGTTGTTTTTGAAGATTCTGCTCCTTCTGGTACTAGATGCATGCAGACAGATCATGTTACTAATAATGATTCAAAATCAGTTCGACTTGACATCAGTTTTAGGTCACCATCACATACAGGACTCCAAACTACAGAACTG GTTAAAGAGCTGACTGATCAGTTTCCAGCTGCTACACCCCTTGCTTTGGTACTGAAACAGTTCTTGGCAGATCGCAGCCTGGACCAGTCATATTCTGGTGGTTTAAGTTCCTACTGTTTG GTGTTACTGATTATACGTTTTCTTCAGCATGAGCATCATCTTGGCCGGCCTATTAACCAT AAATTTGGAAGTCTTCTGATGGATTTTCTATATTTCTTTGG CAATGTGTTTGATCCTCGCCAAATGCGCATTTCGGTACAGGGGAGTGGAATTTATATGAAAAGGGAAAGGGGTTGCAG CATTGATCCAATACACATTGATGATCCTCTATTTCCAACAAATAATGTGGGGAGAAATTGCTTTAGGATACATCAGTGTATTAAG GCATTTTCAGAAGCCTATTCTGTCTTGGAGAATGAGCTTACATGCATTCCTGATTATGGTGATGCATGTTCGATGCCGCCATTTAGATTGCTTCCAAAAATCATCCCAAGTATTGATCTTGTATAG
- the LOC122294585 gene encoding uncharacterized protein LOC122294585 isoform X4: MSKANLNFPSEPSLSNSFMSQNQLIDSLTSHISLYGSRSSFHSPNPNPNPIRSAILKWFSSLTVHQRQAHLTAVDSNFVRLLFQMLRKVRTNGHGSFIILPDLPSHDLPGLCFKKSRGLLSRVADSNESERLLFDSIRFFASSEGENINECSCSIKNVDTVTVSEELVENLDRFVNTMDEISNRGFLRGEETELGSDWVELEWLKAKGYYTMEAFVANRLEVALRLAWMNCNNGRKRGVKLKEKASAAGVAANVFWRKKGCVDWWVNLDTVTRRKILTLALGKSAKALTHEILKGATSGLEDEMWLLSAGVEHPERYNHAVTMQKTIPCVTAEAELGSIITPATLLGKHTSLANAFNSILVLQDIIMIIFSCHSSVYDKVKVFFSTLGSVCTISDCIFRKLRGFLMAVSLDCTKLELLGEEIKKSSANKSNEKLGAVSRRKKARTRNMKKDVNCAIAHEQKVDLMEPKKIPYIPQVKESCRETSTVLVEHAQGMMVEKAQTSSRKSKKEKNKNKKSGFNNLVQVINLERSVQEDTSHSVVSQGEAAKSGRASDNSTAHNEIVDNPIGNNTLASDSSVCCGFANGPAKEDDAMESIQGASDISASQNATADNRTGSNILPSNSSLPGSSANGHSGADNPMQSIRGGYVNGSSDSLCCIDPECYNLPNNRLANQSISSRIETLICNTKPPTMPALEVDTVLSNGDIDSQNCANRGETNVKLTFPDKPIRPFDVKEESFQVRRSASVNTYDTGPSNSSERPSNEWPIVAPFYFPSFNSHLPAATDRLHLDVGRNWHNHFQQSFIPTIHHARNSPIEGGCNPVLSRPLPMSLDWPPVVRNACGLAPSVTCNYESGFIPRLQSTYPQGFTPHNLRLNAMAIDDERKYSVDVTDLVTNTQELADECDSHCISEEDVEVHAVSGMDYNQYFGGGVMYWNPSDLPGTGFSRPPSLSSDDSSWAWREADMIRAVDDMVAYSSSYSTNGLTSPTAASFGSPFDPLGAGALGYVMPGSEVPGKMLHPSSALADTTAEEEPTGSLSNLPSDVEGKTGDSLPYPILRPIIIPPMSRERSRSEFKRNPDHKSPCVPPARREQPRIKRPPSPVVLCVPRAPRPPPPSPVSDSRKQRGFPTVRSGSSSPRHWGVRGWYHDGNNLDDACLRMDGTEVVWPTWRNNNLAAHPMIQPLPATLLQDRLIAMSQLARDQEHPDIAFPLQPPELQSCPTQKASLSLMHSLLHDEIDSFCKQVAAANMARKPYINWAIKRVTRSLQVLWPRSRTNVYGSNATGLSLPTSDVDLVVYLPPVRNLEPIKEAGILEGRNGIKETCLQHAARYLANQEWVKNDTLKAVENTAIPIIMLAVEVPHDLVTSSTSNAQSPKEEISHVTGEQGNDAHSDAVVFEDSAPSGTRCMQTDHVTNNDSKSVRLDISFRSPSHTGLQTTELVKELTDQFPAATPLALVLKQFLADRSLDQSYSGGLSSYCLVLLIIRFLQHEHHLGRPINHKFGSLLMDFLYFFGNVFDPRQMRISVQGSGIYMKRERGCSIDPIHIDDPLFPTNNVGRNCFRIHQCIKLKLGYSWQDCFHV, encoded by the exons ATGTCCAAGGCGAACCTCAATTTCCCTTCCGAACCTTCACTCTCCAACTCGTTCATGTCTCAGAACCAGCTCATCGACTCGCTCACCTCCCACATCTCCCTCTATGGTTCCCGCTCCAGCTTCCACTCCCCAAACCCTAATCCTAACCCCATCAGGTCCGCCATTCTCAAATGGTTCTCATCTCTCACTGTACACCAGCGCCAAGCTCATCTAACGGCCGTCGATTCCAACTTCGTACGACTCCTCTTCCAGATGCTCCGCAAAGTCCGCACCAATGGCCACGGCTCCTTCATCATCCTCCCCGACCTCCCCTCACATGACCTCCCCGGCCTCTGCTTCAAGAAGTCACGCGGTCTCCTCTCCCGCGTCGCCGATTCCAACGAGTCGGAACGGCTACTCttcgactcgattcggttcTTTGCCTCCTCGGAAGGCGAAAACATCAACGAGTGCTCGTGTTCGATCAAGAATGTCGACACGGTGACGGTTAGCGAGGAGTTGGTCGAGAATTTGGATAGGTTCGTGAATACTATGGATGAAATATCGAATAGGGGCTTCTTGAGAGGTGAAGAGACCGAGTTGGGATCGGATTGGGTGGAATTGGAGTGGTTGAAGGCGAAAGGGTACTATACCATGGAGGCTTTTGTGGCGAATAGGTTGGAAGTGGCGCTGAGGCTGGCGTGGATGAATTGTAATAATGGGAGGAAAAGAGGAGTGAAGTTGAAGGAGAAGGCAAGTGCGGCAGGCGTTGCGGCCAATGTGTTTTGGAGGAAGAAGGGCTGTGTGGATTGGTGGGTTAATTTGGATACCGTGACTAGGAGGAAGATTTTGACATTGGCGTTGGGGAAATCAGCAAAAGCtttg ACTCATGAGATTCTGAAGGGTGCAACTAGTGGTTTGGAGGATGAGATGTGGCTTTTAAGTGCAGGAGTGGAACATCCAGAGAGATACAATCATGCTGTCACAATGCAAAAGACTATCCCCTGTGTCACTGCAGAAGCAGAACTTGGCTCGATCATTACCCCTGCTACTCTTTTGGGCAAACATACTTCCTTAGCCAATGCATTTAATAGCATACTTGTGCTTCAGgatattattatgattatattctCATGTCATAGTAGTGTGTATGATAaagttaaagtattttttagtaCACTGGGATCTGTTTGTACCATTTCTGATTGTATATTTAGAAAACTGCGAGGATTTCTTATGGCAGTTTCACTTGATTGCACAAAACTTGAACTTCTGGGAGAGGAAATCAAGAAGTCATCAGCTAATAAATCCAATGAAAAGCTTGGTGCGGTTAGCCGTAGGAAGAAGGCGAGGACCCGCAATATGAAAAAG GATGTTAATTGTGCAATTGCACATGAACAGAAGGTAGATTTGATGGAGCCCAAAAAGATACCTTATATTCCTCAGGTGAAAGAGAGTTGCAGAGAGACATCAACTGTTCTGGTG GAACATGCCCAAGGAATGATGGTTGAAAAAGCTCAAACTTCTTCGAGGAAgagtaagaaagaaaaaaacaaaaataaaaaatctgggTTTAACAATCTTGTGCAAGTGATAAATTTGGAGAGATCAGTCCAGGAAGATACCTCTCACTCTGTTGTTTCTCAGGGTGAGGCAGCAAAGTCTGGTCGAGCATCAGATAATTCAACCGCCCATAATGAAATAGTTGATAATCCAATTGGCAATAATACCCTTGCATCTGATTCAAGTGTTTGTTGTGGTTTTGCTAATGGGCCTGCTAAGGAGGATGATGCCATGGAAAGCATTCAAGGAGCATCTGATATTTCAGCCAGTCAGAATGCAACAGCTGATAATAGAACTGGTAGTAATATCCTTCCATCAAATTCAAGTCTTCCTGGTAGTTCTGCTAATGGGCATAGTGGGGCGGATAATCCCATGCAAAGCATTCGAGGAGGTTATGTTAATGGTTCTAGTGATAGTTTATGTTGTATTGATCCAGAGTGTTATAACTTACCTAACAATAGGCTTGCAAATCAAAGTATATCTTCCAGAATTGAAACCCTAATCTGTAATACAAAGCCTCCTACTATGCCTGCACTGGAGGTTGATACTGTTCTCAGCAATGGAGATATCGATTCTCAGAATTGTGCAAATAGAGGTGAAACTAATGTGAAACTAACTTTTCCTGACAAACCAATCCGACCTTTTGATGTGAAAGAGGAGTCTTTTCAGGTTAGACGTTCAGCGAGTGTAAATACATATGATACTGGACCTTCAAATTCTTCAGAGCGCCCTTCAAATGAGTGGCCCATTGTAGCTCCCTTTTATTTTCCCTCTTTCAACTCACATCTTCCAGCTGCTACTGATCGATTGCATCTGGATGTTGGTCGGAACTGGCATAATCACTTCCAACAATCATTCATACCCACAATTCATCATGCAAGAAACTCTCCAATTGAAGGTGGGTGTAACCCAGTTCTGTCTCGACCATTACCAATGAGTTTAGATTGGCCGCCAGTGGTTCGAAATGCTTGTGGACTGGCTCCATCAGTAACTTGTAATTATGAGTCTGGATTTATCCCAAGGCTGCAGTCTACATATCCACAAGGTTTCACTCCTCACAACTTGCGGCTTAATGCAATGGCCATTGATGATGAAAGGAAGTATTCTGTGGATGTCACAGACTTGGTAACGAATACACAGGAACTAGCAGACGAATGTGATAGCCACTGCATATCAGAGGAGGATGTTGAGGTGCATGCTGTTTCTGGGATGGATTATAATCAATACTTTGGCGGAGGTGTGATGTACTGGAATCCTTCTGATCTTCCAGGAACAGGTTTCTCTCGACCTCCTTCACTAAGCTCTGATGATAGCTCATGGGCTTGGCGTGAGGCTGATATGATTAGGGCTGTTGATGACATGGTTGCATATTCTTCTTCTTATAGTACGAATGGCTTGACTTCACCAactgcagcttcatttggttcTCCTTTTGATCCTTTGGGTGCTGGTGCTCTTGGCTATGTAATGCCAGGAAGTGAAGTACCTGGCAAGATGTTGCATCCCTCTTCAGCATTGGCAGACACGACAGCAGAGGAGGAACCTACTGGTTCTTTGTCCAATTTACCCAGTGATGTTGAAGGAAAGACAGGAGATTCACTTCCTTACCCCATTCTGCGGCCAATCATCATTCCCCCTATGTCTAGAGAAAGATCAAGGTCCGAGTTTAAGCGTAATCCTGATCACAAAAGCCCATGTGTTCCTCCTGCGAGGCGGGAGCAACCTCGGATAAAGCGACCGCCATCACCTGTAGTGCTTTGTGTTCCAAGGGCTCCACGTCCACCACCACCCTCTCCTGTGAGTGACTCCAGAAAACAAAGGGGTTTCCCAACTGTTAGATCTGGTAGTTCGAGCCCAAGGCATTGGGGTGTTAGAGGCTGGTACCATGATGGAAATAACCTTGATGATGCTTGTTTGCGCATGGATGGCACTGAAGTTGTTTGGCCTACTTGGAGAAATAACAATCTTGCAGCTCATCCAATGATTCAGCCTCTACCTGCAACTTTGCTGCAAGATCGGCTGATTGCAATGTCACAGCTGGCTCGTGATCAGGAACAT CCAGATATTGCATTTCCCTTGCAACCACCAGAGTTACAGAGCTGTCCTACACAGAAGGCCTCTCTTTCTTTGATGCACAGCCTCCTTCATGATGAGATTGACTCATTCTGCAAGCAG GTTGCTGCTGCAAATATGGCCAGGAAGCCCTACATCAATTGGGCCATCAAGCGGGTTACAcgatctctccaagtcctatgGCCAAGGTCCCGGACAAATGTATATGGTTCAAATGCAACTGGTTTGTCCCTGCCAACGAGTGATGTGGACCTCGTGGTTTATCTCCCTCCAGTGAGGAACCTG GAACCTATTAAAGAAGCCGGGATATTGGAGGGACGTAATGGCATTAAAGAAACATGCCTTCAG CATGCAGCCAGGTATCTTGCAAACCAGGAGTGGGTAAAAAATGACACTCTTAAGGCTGTGGAAAATACAGCT ATACCTATCATTATGCTTGCGGTGGAAGTTCCTCATGATCTTGTTACCTCTTCTACCTCTAATGCACAATCACCTAAGGAGGAGATAAGTCATGTAACCGGTGAACAAGGCAATGATGCTCATTCTGATGCGGTTGTTTTTGAAGATTCTGCTCCTTCTGGTACTAGATGCATGCAGACAGATCATGTTACTAATAATGATTCAAAATCAGTTCGACTTGACATCAGTTTTAGGTCACCATCACATACAGGACTCCAAACTACAGAACTG GTTAAAGAGCTGACTGATCAGTTTCCAGCTGCTACACCCCTTGCTTTGGTACTGAAACAGTTCTTGGCAGATCGCAGCCTGGACCAGTCATATTCTGGTGGTTTAAGTTCCTACTGTTTG GTGTTACTGATTATACGTTTTCTTCAGCATGAGCATCATCTTGGCCGGCCTATTAACCAT AAATTTGGAAGTCTTCTGATGGATTTTCTATATTTCTTTGG CAATGTGTTTGATCCTCGCCAAATGCGCATTTCGGTACAGGGGAGTGGAATTTATATGAAAAGGGAAAGGGGTTGCAG CATTGATCCAATACACATTGATGATCCTCTATTTCCAACAAATAATGTGGGGAGAAATTGCTTTAGGATACATCAGTGTATTAAG TTGAAACTTGGATATAGCTGGCAGGACTGCTTCCATGTTTAG